A part of Camelus ferus isolate YT-003-E chromosome 6, BCGSAC_Cfer_1.0, whole genome shotgun sequence genomic DNA contains:
- the JMJD7 gene encoding bifunctional peptidase and (3S)-lysyl hydroxylase JMJD7 isoform X2 — MSGRGRRLQTSAVGGAQGVGEGWQPGGLQETALERGRGEGRGFGAGAGSRGGGIMAEAALDAVRRELREFPAAARELSVPLAVPYLDEPPSPLHFYRDWVCPNRPCIIRNALHHWPALHKWSLSYLRATVGSTEVSVAVTPDGYADAVQGDRFVMPAERCLPLSCVLDVLEGRAQHPGVLYVQKQCSNLPTELPQLLPDLEPHVPWASEALGKMPDAVNFWLGEASAVTSLHKDHYENLYCVISGEKHFLLHPPSDRPFIPYELYTPATYQLTEEGSFKVVDEEAMEKVPWIPLDPLAPDLARYPSYSQAQALHCTVQAGEMLYLPALWFHHVQQSHGCIAVNFWYDMEYDLKYSYFQLLDSLTKASGLN, encoded by the exons ATGTCGGGGCGGGGGAGGAGGCTGCAAACGTCAGCGGTAGGAGGAGCACAAGGTGTCGGGGAGGGCTGGCAGCCTGGCGGGCTGCAGGAGACAGCCCTGGAGCGAGGCCGCGGGGAAGGGCGGGGCTTCGGGGCCGGGGCGGGGTCTCGGGGCGGCGGCATCATGGCGGAGGCGGCTTTGGACGCCGTGCGGAGAGAGTTACGAGAGTTCCCTGCAGCGGCAAGGG AGCTCAGTGTGCCTCTTGCTGTGCCCTACCTGGATGAGCCCCCCAGTCCACTCCACTTCTACCGTGACTGGGTCTGCCCCAACAGGCCCTGCATCATCCGAAATGCCCTGCATCATTGGCCGGCCCTCCACAAGTGGTCCCTTTCCTATCTCAG AGCCACAGTGGGCTCCACGGAGGTAAGCGTGGCAGTGACCCCAGATGGTTACGCGGATGCCGTGCAAGGGGACCGCTTTGTGATGCCTGCCGAGCGCTGCCTGCCCCTCAGCTGCGTGCTGGATGTGCTGGAGGGCCGAGCCCAGCACCCCGGAGTCCTCTACGTACAGAAGCAGTGCTCCAACCTGCCCACTGAGCTTCCTCAGCTGCTGCCTGATCTGGAGCCCCACGTGCCCTGGGCCTCTGAGGCACTGG GAAAGATGCCTGATGCTGTGAACTTCTGGCTGGGGGAGGCATCTGCTGTAACATCGT TGCACAAGGACCACTATGAGAACCTCTACTGTGTCATCTCAGGAGAGAAGCACTTCCTGCTGCATCCTCCCAGCGACCGGCCTTTCATCCCCTATG AGCTGTACACACCGGCAACCTACCAGCTAACTGAAGAGGGCTCCTTCAAGGTGGTGGATGAAGAGGCTATGGAGAAG GTGCCGTGGATCCCACTGGACCCCTTGGCTCCAGATCTGGCCCGGTACCCCAGTTACAGTCAGGCCCAGGCCCTTCACTGCACAGTGCAAGCTGGGGAGATGCTCTACTTGCCTGCCTTGTGGTTCCACCATGTCCAGCAGTCCCATGGCTGCATTGCCG TGAATTTTTGGTATGACATGGAGTATGACCTCAAGTACAGTTACTTCCAGCTGCTGGACTCCCTCACTAAAGCCTCAGGCCTCAACTGA
- the MAPKBP1 gene encoding mitogen-activated protein kinase-binding protein 1 has translation MMAVEGSTITSRIKNLLRSPSIKLRRSKAGNRREDLSSKVTLEKVLGITVSGGRGLACDPRSGLVAYPAGCVVVLFNPRKHKQHHILNSSRKTITALAFSPDGKYLVTGESGHMPAVRVWDVAEHSQVAELQEHKYGVACVAFSPSAKYIVSVGYQHDMIVNVWAWKKNIVVASNKVSSRVTAVSFSEDCSYFVTAGNRHIKFWYLDDSKTSKVNATVPLLGRSGLLGELRNNLFTDVACGRGKKADSTFCITSSGLLCEFSDRRLLDKWVELRTTVAHCISVSQDYIFCGCADGTVRLFNPCNLHFLSTLPRPHALGTDIASVTEASRLFSGVANARYPDTIALTFDPTNQWLSCVYNDHSIYVWDVRDPKKVGKVYSALYHSSCVWSVEVYPEVKDSNQACLPPSSFITCSSDNTIRLWNTESSGVHGSTLHRNILSNDLIKIIYVDGNTQALLDTELPGGDKADGSLMDPRVGIRSVCISPNGQHLASGDRVGTLRVHELQSLNEMLRVEAHDSEILCLEYSKPDTGLKLLASASRDRLIHVLDAGREYSLQQTLDEHSSSITAVKFAASDGQVRMISCGADKSIYFRTAQKSGDGVQFTRTHHVVRKTTLYDMDVEPSWKYTAIGCQDRNIRIFNISSGKQKKLFKGSQGEDGTLIKVQTDPSGIYIATSCSDKNLSIFDFSSGECVATMFGHSEIVTGMKFSNDCKHLISVSGDSCIFVWRLSSEMTISMRQRLAELRQRQRGGSQQGPSSPQRTTGPNRHEAPSMLSPGPALSSDSDKEGEDEGTEEEELPALPILGTKKEPALVPSPALPRSLSHWEMSRAQETEEFLDPAPSANQRPRRRGRWAQPGVELSVCSMLDLRQLETLAPSPRGPSQDPLAMTPSGPGKHGQQASETSHASQNEKPPRPQASQPCSCPHLIRLLSQEEEVFAQDLGPAPIEDGIVYPEPSDSPTLDTSEFQVQAPARGTLGRLYTGSRGSEKHSPDSACSVDFSSSRLSSPEHPNEDSESTEPLSVDGISSDLEEPAEGDEEEEEEEGGTGPYGLQEGSPHTPDQEQFLKQHFETLANGAAPGGPVRVPERTESRSISSRFLLQVQTPQLREPSPSSSSLALTSRLVQVPQASGEQLRGSGANPPGAPPEVEPSPGKPGPQQAAPVLLPRRRLNPDSSCAPKRVSTASPSGRLQKAQSVQSLVPQDEAPPPGPLLLQEMEVQRRLRSLPQADSRLSRPHSYQNPTTSSMAKISRSISVGENLGLVAEPQAPAHIRVSPLSKLALPSRAHLVLDIPKPLPDRPTLATFSPGTKGRAPGEAEQPGSPVGLGKAHNTSERPACFGEVATPKPRTECQAQPGPNSPHAQQLPVSSLLRGPENLQPLPLEKTPSPMEYTKPGAALSQDSEPAMSLEQCEQLVAELQGSVRQAVRLYHLVSSCKTPSVEQSRITQLLRNTFSSVRQELDILAGAAVSSPGGSPGAVGAEQTQALLEQYSELLLRAVERRMERRL, from the exons GTGTGTGGTCGTGCTGTTCAATCCCAGGAAGCACAAACAGCACCACATCCTCAACAGTTCCAG GAAAACCATCACTGCCCTTGCCTTCTCCCCTGACGGCAAGTACTTGGTCACTGGAGAG AGTGGGCACATGCCAGCCGTGCGGGTTTGGGATGTAGCTGAGCACAGCCAGGTGGCAGAGCTGCAGGAGCACAAGTATGGTGTGGCTTGTGTGGCCTTCTCCCCTAGCGCCAAGTACATCGTCTCTGTGGGCTACCAACACGACATGATCGTCAATGTCTGGGCCTGGAAG AAAAACATTGTGGTGGCCTCCAATAAAGTGTCCAGTCGGGTCACAGCAGTGTCCTTCTCTGAAGATTGCAGCTACTTTGTCACTGCAGGCAACCGGCACATCAAATTCTGGTACCTTGATGACAGCAAGACCTCAAAG GTGAATGCCACTGTGCCCCTGCTGGGCCGCTCAGGGCTGCTGGGGGAGCTGCGGAACAACCTGTTCACCGATGTGGCCTGTGGCCGAGGGAAGAAAGCGGACAGCACCTTCTGCATCACGTCCTCAGGGCTGCTGTGCGAGTTCAGTGATCGGAGGCTTTTGGATAAGTGGGTGGAGCTGAGA ACCACCGTGGCCCACTGCATCTCCGTGAGCCAAGACTACATCTTCTGTGGCTGCGCTGATGGCACCGTGCGCCTCTTCAACCCCTGTAACCTGCACTTCCTCAGTACCCTGCCCCGGCCCCACGCGCTGGGGACAGACATTGCCAGTGTCACAGAGGCCAG TCGCCTCTTCTCTGGAGTGGCCAATGCCAGGTATCCAGACACCATTGCCTTGACCTTTGATCCTACTAATCAGTGGCTGTCTTGTGTGTACAACGACCACAGCATTTATGTTTGGGATGTGAGGGACCCCAAGAAAGTGGGCAAGGTGTACTCGGCTCTGTATCATTCCTCCTGCGTTTGGAGTGTGGAG GTCTACCCCGAAGTGAAGGACAGTAACCAGGCCTGCCTGCCCCCCAGTTCCTTTATCACCTGTTCCTCTGACAACACTATCCGCCTGTGGAACACAGAGAGCTCTGGGGTGCATGGCTCCACCCTGCACCGGAACATCCTCAGCAAC GACCTCATTAAGATCATCTATGTGGATGGGAACACTCAGGCCCTGCTGGACACTGAGCTGCCTGGGGGAGACAAAGCTGATGGGTCCCTGATGGATCCCCGCGTGGGCATTCGTTCTGTGTGTATCAGCCCCAACGGACAGCATCTAGCTTCAGGGGACCGTGTGGGCACACTCAG GGTGCACGAACTGCAGTCCCTAAATGAGATGCTGAGGGTGGAGGCCCATGACTCGGAAATTCTATGCCTGGAGTACTCTAAGCCGGACACAG GTCTGAAGCTGCTAGCGTCAGCCAGCCGGGACCGGCTGATCCATGTGTTAGATGCTGGACGGGAGTACAGCCTGCAGCAGACGCTGGACGAGCACTCATCCTCCATCACTGCTGTCAAGTTTGCAG ccagCGATGGGCAAGTCCGCATGATCAGCTGTGGAGCAGACAAGAGCATCTACTTCCGCACTGCACAGAAG TCTGGAGATGGAGTACAGTTTACACGGACACACCACGTGGTACGGAAGACGACCCTCTATGACATGGACGTGGAGCCCAGCTGGAAGTACACAGCCATCGGCTGCCAGGATCGAAATATTCG GATCTTCAACATCAGCAGCGGGAAGCAGAAAAAGCTGTTTAAAGGGTCGCAGGGTGAGGATGGCACCCTGATTAAG GTGCAGACAGACCCCTCAGGGATCTACATTGCTACCAGCTGTTCCGACAAGAACCTCTCCATTTTTGACTTCTCCTCAGGCGAGTGTGTGGCTACCATGTTTGGCCACTCAG AGATTGTCACTGGCATGAAATTTAGTAATGACTGCAAACATCTCATCTCTGTGTCAGGGGACAG CTGCATATTTGTGTGGCGCCTGAGCTCTGAGATGACCATCAGCATGAGGCAGCGTCTGGCTGAGCTGCGCCAGCGTCAGCGAGGGGGCAGTCAGCAAGGACCATCCTCTCCCCAAAGGACTACTGGGCCGAACCG GCACGAGGCCCCATCGATGCTTTCTCCTGGACCTGCTCTCTCATCAGACAGTGACAAGGAGGGAGAAGACGAGGGCACTGAAGAAGAAGAGCTTCCAGCTCTGCCCATCCTTGGTACCAAGAAAGAGCCAG CCTTGGTGCCCAGCCCAGCACTGCCCCGAAGCCTGTCCCACTGGGAGATGAGCCGG gCACAGGAGACAGAGGAGTTCCTGGACCCAGCTCCTTCAGCCAACCAAAGACCCAGAAGAAGGGGGCGCTGGGCTCAGCCAGGTGTGGAGCTGAGTGTTTGCTCCATGCTGGACCTGCGGCAGCTGGAGACACTGGCCCCAAGCCCTCGGGGCCCTAGTCAGGACCCTCTGGCCATGACCCCTTCTGGTCCTGGGAAGCATGGTCAGCAGGCCTCTGAGACCTCACATGCTAGCCAG AATGAAAAGCCCCCTCGGCCTCAGGCTTCCCAACCCTGTTCCTGCCCCCACCTTATCCGATTGTTGTCCCAAGAGGAAGAGGTCTTTGCCCAAGACCTGGGGCCTGCACCCATCGAAGATGGTATTGTCTACCCTGAGCCGAGTGACAGCCCCACCCTGGATACCAG TGAGTTCCAGGTGCAGGCACCAGCCCGAGGGACCCTGGGAAGACTGTACACTGGCAGCAGGGGCTCAGAGAAGCACAGCCCTGACAGCGCCTGCTCTGTGGACTTCAGCAGCAGTCGTCTTTCCAGCCCTGAGCACCCTAATGAAG ACTCTGAGAGCACGGAGCCCCTGAGTGTGGATGGCATTTCCTCAGACCTTGAAGAGCCAGCCGAGggtgatgaggaagaggaggaagaggagggaggcacTGGCCCCTATGGGCTGCAGGAAGGCAGCCCCCATACCCCGGACCAGGAGCAGTTTCTAAAACAGCACTTTGAGACTCTGGCCAATGGGGCTGCTCCAG GGGGCCCAGTCCGGGTACCAGAGCGGACAGAGTCTCGGAGCATCTCTTCACGATTCCTGTTGCAAGTGCAGACCCCCCAACTCAG GGAACCGTCCCCATCTTCCTCAAGCTTGGCACTGACGTCGAGACTGGTCCAGGTGCCGCAGGCTTCTGGCGAGCAGCTGAGAGGCAGTGGTGCCAATCCTCCAGGAGCACCCCCAGAGGTGGAGccttccccagggaagcctggcccccagcaggcAGCCCCTGTGCTGTTGCCACGACGCCGTCTCAACCCAGATAGTAGCTGCGCCCCCAAGAGAGTATCCACAGCCAGCCCCTCAGGCAGACTCCAGAAAGCCCAGTCTGTGCAGAGTCTGGTGCCACAGG aTGAGGCCCCTCCACCAGGCCCATTGCTCTTACAGGAGATGGAGGTACAGAGGCGCCTACGTTCCCTACCCCAGGCTGATAGTCGTCTGTCTCGGCCCCATTCCTACCAGAACCCCACCACAAGTTCCATGGCCAAGATATCCCGCAGCATCTCTGTTGGGGAGAACCTGGGCCTGGTGGCTGAACCTCAAGCTCCTGCCCACATCCGAGTCTCACCACTCAGCAAGCTGGCCCTGCCCAGCCGGGCTCACCTGGTCCTGGATATCCCAAAGCCACTGCCTGATCGTCCTACCCTGGCCACATTCTCACCTGGTACCAAGGGCCGGGCCCCTGGTGAAGCAGAACAGCCTGGCTCCCCAGTGGGCCTAGGAAAGGCTCACAATACATCTGAGAGGCCGGCCTGTTTTGGGGAGGTTGCCACTCCCAAGCCTAGGACAGAGTGCCAGGCTCAGCCTGGGCCCAACAGCCCCCATGCTCAGCAACTGCCAGTCAGCAGCCTCCTCCGAGGCCCTGAGAACTTGCAGCCCTTACCCCTTGAGAAGACTCCCAGCCCCATGGAATACACCAAGCCAGGGGCAGCCCTGAGCCAGGACTCAG AACCAGCCATGAGCCTGGAGCAATGCGAACAACTTGTGGCAGAGCTCCAGGGCAGCGTGCGCCAGGCAGTGCGGCTCTACCACTTG GTGTCCAGCTGCAAGACACCCTCAGTGGAGCAAAGTCGCATCACTCAGCTCCTCAGAAACACCTTCTCTTCAGTGCGGCAGGAGCTTGACATCCTGGCCGGGGCTGCAGTGTCCAGCCCTGGCGGGAGCcctggggcagtgggggctgAGCAGACGCAGGCCCTGCTAGAGCAATACTCAGAGCTGCTGCTTCGAGCCGTGGAGCGGCGCATGGAACGCAGACTCTGA
- the JMJD7 gene encoding bifunctional peptidase and (3S)-lysyl hydroxylase JMJD7 isoform X1 — translation MSGRGRRLQTSAVGGAQGVGEGWQPGGLQETALERGRGEGRGFGAGAGSRGGGIMAEAALDAVRRELREFPAAARELSVPLAVPYLDEPPSPLHFYRDWVCPNRPCIIRNALHHWPALHKWSLSYLRATVGSTEVSVAVTPDGYADAVQGDRFVMPAERCLPLSCVLDVLEGRAQHPGVLYVQKQCSNLPTELPQLLPDLEPHVPWASEALGKMPDAVNFWLGEASAVTSLHKDHYENLYCVISGEKHFLLHPPSDRPFIPYEQVASSRPFEGPHTFLPLASELYTPATYQLTEEGSFKVVDEEAMEKVPWIPLDPLAPDLARYPSYSQAQALHCTVQAGEMLYLPALWFHHVQQSHGCIAVNFWYDMEYDLKYSYFQLLDSLTKASGLN, via the exons ATGTCGGGGCGGGGGAGGAGGCTGCAAACGTCAGCGGTAGGAGGAGCACAAGGTGTCGGGGAGGGCTGGCAGCCTGGCGGGCTGCAGGAGACAGCCCTGGAGCGAGGCCGCGGGGAAGGGCGGGGCTTCGGGGCCGGGGCGGGGTCTCGGGGCGGCGGCATCATGGCGGAGGCGGCTTTGGACGCCGTGCGGAGAGAGTTACGAGAGTTCCCTGCAGCGGCAAGGG AGCTCAGTGTGCCTCTTGCTGTGCCCTACCTGGATGAGCCCCCCAGTCCACTCCACTTCTACCGTGACTGGGTCTGCCCCAACAGGCCCTGCATCATCCGAAATGCCCTGCATCATTGGCCGGCCCTCCACAAGTGGTCCCTTTCCTATCTCAG AGCCACAGTGGGCTCCACGGAGGTAAGCGTGGCAGTGACCCCAGATGGTTACGCGGATGCCGTGCAAGGGGACCGCTTTGTGATGCCTGCCGAGCGCTGCCTGCCCCTCAGCTGCGTGCTGGATGTGCTGGAGGGCCGAGCCCAGCACCCCGGAGTCCTCTACGTACAGAAGCAGTGCTCCAACCTGCCCACTGAGCTTCCTCAGCTGCTGCCTGATCTGGAGCCCCACGTGCCCTGGGCCTCTGAGGCACTGG GAAAGATGCCTGATGCTGTGAACTTCTGGCTGGGGGAGGCATCTGCTGTAACATCGT TGCACAAGGACCACTATGAGAACCTCTACTGTGTCATCTCAGGAGAGAAGCACTTCCTGCTGCATCCTCCCAGCGACCGGCCTTTCATCCCCTATG AACAAGTGGCAAGCTCCAGGCCCTTTGAGGGTCCCCACACCTTTCTTCCTCTGGCTTCAGAGCTGTACACACCGGCAACCTACCAGCTAACTGAAGAGGGCTCCTTCAAGGTGGTGGATGAAGAGGCTATGGAGAAG GTGCCGTGGATCCCACTGGACCCCTTGGCTCCAGATCTGGCCCGGTACCCCAGTTACAGTCAGGCCCAGGCCCTTCACTGCACAGTGCAAGCTGGGGAGATGCTCTACTTGCCTGCCTTGTGGTTCCACCATGTCCAGCAGTCCCATGGCTGCATTGCCG TGAATTTTTGGTATGACATGGAGTATGACCTCAAGTACAGTTACTTCCAGCTGCTGGACTCCCTCACTAAAGCCTCAGGCCTCAACTGA